A genomic region of Cydia strobilella chromosome 12, ilCydStro3.1, whole genome shotgun sequence contains the following coding sequences:
- the LOC134745754 gene encoding centromere protein S-like translates to MTAFENLSPSQKVRASLHRNVRGICTEALHQLGMDMTKPAMEIVAELVYKKLKIYGTDLEAFAKHAKRNTVNSEDVKLLVRRNPSLKTHLNKIQPSNPLLKEKRRKTIATTKLTTSSKPKETRPIEDKNDKTENTDTNELRESEIKDVGSNSKDDSIEKRMASEVEQMSVDDVVDLTFD, encoded by the exons ATGACTGCATTCGAAAATTTATCTCCTTCACAG aaaGTTCGAGCATCACTCCACCGCAATGTCAGAGGGATTTGCACGGAGGCCTTACATCAACTCGGCATGGATATGACGAAGCCCGCCATGGAGATAGTTGCAGAGCTAGTATACAAGAAACTGAAAATATATGGGACAGATTTGGAAGCCTTTGctaa aCATGCCAAACGGAATACAGTTAATTCTGAGGATGTGAAGCTTCTGGTTAGAAGAAATCCTTCACTG AAAACACATCTAAACAAAATACAACCATCAAATCCTCTACTCAAAGAAAAACGTCGAAAAACCATAGCCACCACCAAACTCACTACATCATCTAAGCCTAAAGAGACCAGACCTATAGaagataaaaatgataaaacagAGAACACAGATACAAATGAACTGAGAGAGAGTGAGATAAAAGATGTGGGTTCAAATTCGAAGGATGATTCGATCGAGAAAAGGATGGCAAGTGAAGTGGAACAGATGTCGGTGGATGATGTTGTTGATCTTACTTTTGATTGA